A genomic window from Candidatus Pelagisphaera phototrophica includes:
- a CDS encoding CCA tRNA nucleotidyltransferase, whose product MTAHPTVIPFKIRIPRGLKEAIALLNEIGGESRLVGGCVRDALLGNEPSDFDVEVYGLEIEAIVEALRKTGRTDLVGKSFAVVKFWTQGAEYDFTVPRTECKSGTGHRGFEVQADPNLEPEVALKRRDFTINALQYDPNKGVVIDYFGGRDDLEKGILRHVSKAFSEDPLRALRAIQFAGRFGLLLDPSTAQLCREMKREYSSLAIERVWGEWCKWSTKSIFPSKGLIALRDSGWISFFPEINSLVRLPQDPEWHPEGDVFIHTLHCLDAVVDSPEWQDYADHKRSVLIFSVLCHDLGKARCTRFAEKRGKLRWISPGHDQESGWLSESFLTRIGTPLGIQEKVRKLVENHHYLNSFPDSKPSDASLRRLSRRINPATTEELHQVMLADHQGRPPLISEAQEKRLVEFKARIAELELKDSAPKALLRGRHLIEHGRKPGPEFKPILDRAYEAQLDGAFEDVGGALDWVRSQSLF is encoded by the coding sequence ATGACAGCACACCCGACAGTAATACCCTTCAAAATCCGAATCCCTCGAGGACTCAAGGAGGCCATTGCTCTCTTAAATGAGATAGGGGGGGAAAGCCGCCTTGTCGGTGGCTGTGTCCGGGATGCCTTGCTCGGCAATGAACCGTCTGATTTCGACGTGGAGGTGTACGGATTGGAAATTGAAGCCATTGTCGAAGCGCTTCGTAAAACGGGGAGGACTGACTTGGTGGGGAAGTCATTCGCAGTCGTCAAATTTTGGACCCAAGGGGCAGAATACGATTTCACCGTCCCACGAACAGAATGCAAATCTGGCACGGGCCACCGTGGCTTTGAAGTGCAGGCTGATCCAAATCTCGAGCCTGAAGTAGCACTGAAACGTCGGGATTTCACTATCAACGCTCTCCAATACGATCCCAATAAGGGCGTGGTGATTGACTACTTCGGTGGTCGGGATGATTTGGAAAAGGGTATTTTGCGCCATGTAAGCAAAGCGTTTTCAGAGGATCCGCTTCGGGCCTTGCGGGCCATTCAATTTGCAGGACGTTTCGGGCTCTTGCTCGATCCCAGTACTGCCCAACTTTGTCGGGAAATGAAACGGGAGTATTCTAGTCTGGCGATTGAACGCGTTTGGGGTGAGTGGTGTAAGTGGTCAACCAAATCTATCTTCCCATCCAAGGGCCTAATCGCTCTAAGAGACTCAGGCTGGATTTCCTTTTTCCCGGAAATCAACTCGCTCGTCCGCCTACCACAAGATCCCGAATGGCACCCCGAAGGCGATGTATTTATTCATACACTACATTGTTTGGATGCCGTAGTTGATTCACCCGAATGGCAGGACTATGCCGACCATAAACGTTCTGTATTAATATTCTCAGTACTGTGTCACGATCTCGGCAAAGCTCGATGCACCCGTTTCGCGGAAAAGCGAGGGAAACTCCGCTGGATTAGTCCAGGACACGATCAGGAAAGCGGTTGGCTTTCGGAATCTTTTCTAACCCGAATCGGGACTCCTCTCGGGATTCAAGAGAAGGTAAGGAAACTCGTTGAAAACCATCACTACCTAAATTCATTTCCGGATTCGAAGCCTTCAGATGCAAGCCTTCGTAGGCTTTCAAGACGTATCAATCCCGCCACGACAGAAGAACTTCACCAAGTTATGCTAGCGGACCACCAAGGAAGACCACCGCTTATTTCCGAAGCCCAAGAAAAACGCTTGGTCGAATTCAAAGCACGAATTGCCGAACTAGAGTTAAAAGATTCTGCACCCAAGGCTCTGTTGCGCGGGCGCCATTTGATTGAGCACGGCAGAAAACCAGGTCCCGAATTTAAACCCATTTTGGATCGAGCCTACGAAGCACAGCTGGACGGGGCGTTTGAAGATGTGGGTGGCGCTCTTGATTGGGTGCGTTCACAGTCATTGTTTTGA
- a CDS encoding sugar isomerase domain-containing protein: MLKESYLKTSLSLLDRVYLENKLKIEALAPLIADSVAAGGVIHTFGSGHSEIIGREMVGRAGGLVCVSAILDTTGGFIENLPGYGRALAARYDRNHGLKSGEFIIVISNSGKNCSPIEIAEYAKEKGLTVIALTSMTMTRQVKTTHASGQKLYAVADYTLDNCGTMGDAIVELPGREQSGGPTSTLAGALLINLLQMEVLEILIANGSPTPLLRSQNTEGAMEANIELARSYKGRLSKSL, encoded by the coding sequence ATGCTTAAGGAAAGCTATTTAAAAACAAGCCTGTCTCTACTCGACCGCGTCTACTTGGAAAATAAATTGAAGATCGAGGCGCTGGCTCCCTTGATCGCCGATTCCGTGGCAGCTGGAGGAGTTATCCATACTTTTGGTAGTGGTCATTCCGAAATCATAGGTCGAGAAATGGTGGGCCGAGCTGGAGGACTGGTTTGCGTGAGCGCTATTTTAGATACAACAGGTGGATTTATCGAGAACCTACCAGGATATGGTCGCGCTTTGGCAGCCCGCTACGATCGAAATCATGGACTGAAATCCGGGGAGTTTATCATCGTTATTTCCAATTCTGGAAAAAATTGTTCACCTATCGAGATCGCTGAATACGCTAAGGAGAAAGGTCTAACGGTGATCGCTCTCACTTCGATGACGATGACGCGACAAGTGAAAACGACTCACGCTTCTGGTCAGAAACTGTATGCAGTGGCTGACTACACCCTCGATAATTGCGGGACGATGGGGGATGCGATCGTCGAGCTACCCGGTCGGGAACAATCTGGTGGCCCCACATCTACCCTCGCAGGCGCCCTTCTCATTAATCTGCTACAAATGGAGGTTTTGGAGATTCTCATCGCCAACGGGAGCCCTACCCCCCTGCTCCGCAGCCAGAATACAGAAGGGGCGATGGAAGCGAATATCGAGCTAGCCCGCAGCTATAAGGGTCGCTTGAGTAAATCACTCTAG
- the dnaN gene encoding DNA polymerase III subunit beta encodes MKFKIHRDHFSNGLQQVLNVVGSKASMPILSNVLIEADGETLSLTTTNLDLGICARIKANVEEAGAITLPVKRLATIIKELPNSDVKVEASPNNQVKITSGGSLFKIMGISRDEFPALPEFSDDRSFTIEQSNLASMLKSVSYAQSSDETRYMLNGVYFTFSEPEDSDGSGKLSLVATDGRRLAKIDHEMEVGEGLSGSLILPAKTVSELTRLLDKGENLKIAFNDRRVAFQIHTKDEAEGFVGDILLVSKVVEGNYPNYQQVIPKETHQRIKVERELFLQSIHRAALVATDKSNSVKIQISNNLMELSASSPDFGESHESLAIDYSGPDLQVAFNPAFLMDPLKALSKDEIFFELKDEVSPGVFKTLESFLCVIMPVRYT; translated from the coding sequence ATGAAATTCAAAATCCACCGCGATCATTTCAGCAATGGCCTCCAACAAGTCCTAAACGTGGTTGGATCTAAAGCGTCCATGCCGATCCTCAGCAATGTGCTGATCGAAGCTGACGGAGAAACGCTCTCTTTGACGACAACCAATCTAGATCTTGGAATTTGTGCTCGGATTAAGGCGAATGTCGAGGAGGCAGGAGCGATTACCTTGCCGGTCAAACGTCTGGCGACTATCATCAAAGAGCTTCCCAACAGCGATGTGAAAGTTGAAGCTTCTCCCAACAACCAAGTTAAAATTACTTCTGGTGGTTCGCTTTTCAAGATCATGGGCATAAGTCGGGATGAATTTCCGGCGCTTCCTGAATTTTCGGATGATCGCTCTTTCACGATCGAGCAGTCCAATCTCGCCAGCATGCTCAAGAGCGTTTCCTACGCTCAGTCTTCCGACGAAACCCGTTACATGTTGAATGGGGTCTACTTCACGTTTTCCGAGCCCGAAGATTCGGATGGTTCTGGAAAACTGAGCCTCGTTGCAACTGACGGGCGCCGGTTGGCAAAGATCGACCACGAGATGGAGGTGGGCGAAGGGCTTTCGGGGAGCTTGATCTTGCCCGCCAAAACAGTTTCGGAACTGACCCGCCTACTCGATAAAGGAGAGAATCTCAAAATTGCGTTCAATGACCGACGGGTTGCTTTTCAGATCCATACAAAGGACGAAGCGGAGGGCTTCGTCGGAGATATTCTTCTCGTGTCAAAAGTAGTGGAAGGAAATTACCCGAACTACCAGCAAGTGATTCCGAAGGAAACCCATCAGAGGATCAAGGTAGAGCGAGAGCTCTTCTTGCAGTCCATTCATCGGGCAGCGCTGGTCGCAACCGACAAGTCGAACTCAGTCAAGATTCAGATCAGCAACAATCTTATGGAACTCAGTGCATCGAGCCCGGATTTCGGTGAATCGCATGAATCACTGGCTATAGACTACAGCGGACCGGATCTACAGGTTGCTTTTAACCCTGCTTTCCTGATGGATCCGCTCAAGGCGCTGTCGAAAGACGAGATATTCTTTGAACTGAAAGATGAAGTGAGCCCAGGTGTGTTTAAAACGCTAGAAAGCTTCCTCTGCGTCATTATGCCTGTCCGGTATACCTAA
- a CDS encoding competence/damage-inducible protein A → MPKVKKFMLITLGEELLLGLTANGHLTYIGGQLRQRGITLHSNYTISDEGPDIEEQFRYCWERADVLITTGGLGPTVDDRTKEEIAGVLGEKLVFDQSILATIENRFRGIGKPMSENNRKQAYRPENAEVIENAMGTAPGLWMSKDGKILIMLPGPPNELQPMFENQIIPRLEELDYVDEQENYLQIKTIGIGESALENQFQSIFQQHENLSVAYCAHQGQVDCRISFHDIDKNKSRLLEIAEACKGLLGDDFLCFGHQSTVEVVSNILGKNGLTLATAESCTGGLIADTFTNLPGSSEYFNGGIVSYSDQSKIQILGVPKKLIQEESAVSSSVAIVMAQGVAEKLDTDYGLSVTGYAGPVGGTGKDPVGTVYIGLHTPSGTLSQRFSWKSGRLATKKRALHAALDLLRRKLIAEKRNVVEAHENGIEGTGSRR, encoded by the coding sequence ATGCCTAAAGTCAAAAAATTCATGCTCATCACCCTTGGAGAAGAACTTCTTCTAGGGCTTACCGCCAACGGGCACCTTACCTACATTGGCGGTCAGCTTAGGCAACGAGGCATTACACTACACAGCAACTACACTATTTCAGATGAGGGTCCTGATATCGAGGAGCAGTTTCGGTATTGCTGGGAACGGGCTGACGTATTGATAACGACTGGGGGCCTCGGTCCTACCGTCGACGATCGCACTAAAGAAGAAATTGCTGGTGTGCTCGGTGAAAAACTCGTTTTCGACCAATCCATCTTAGCTACCATAGAAAATCGATTCAGGGGTATAGGCAAGCCGATGTCAGAGAACAACCGCAAGCAAGCGTACCGGCCTGAGAATGCAGAGGTTATAGAAAACGCGATGGGAACCGCTCCTGGGCTTTGGATGAGCAAGGATGGGAAAATTCTTATCATGCTTCCAGGACCACCCAACGAGCTACAGCCAATGTTCGAAAACCAGATTATTCCGCGACTGGAAGAACTGGATTACGTCGACGAACAAGAAAATTACCTCCAGATTAAAACGATAGGGATAGGTGAGTCCGCATTGGAAAACCAGTTTCAATCCATTTTTCAACAACACGAAAACTTGTCAGTTGCCTATTGTGCCCATCAGGGCCAAGTAGATTGCCGTATTAGCTTTCACGATATTGACAAGAACAAGTCTCGACTCTTAGAAATCGCAGAAGCTTGCAAAGGTCTTCTCGGAGATGACTTCTTGTGCTTCGGGCACCAATCTACTGTTGAGGTTGTATCCAATATTTTGGGGAAAAATGGCCTAACACTCGCAACTGCCGAAAGCTGTACTGGTGGCCTTATCGCCGATACATTTACAAACCTTCCTGGCTCTTCAGAATACTTTAACGGAGGCATTGTTAGCTATAGCGATCAATCTAAGATTCAAATTTTAGGTGTTCCAAAAAAACTCATACAAGAGGAGTCTGCTGTAAGTTCAAGCGTTGCGATCGTAATGGCCCAAGGAGTAGCAGAAAAACTGGATACAGACTATGGTCTAAGCGTTACCGGCTACGCTGGGCCAGTTGGTGGTACCGGCAAGGACCCTGTAGGGACTGTCTATATCGGGCTCCACACGCCGAGCGGAACACTCTCCCAACGGTTTAGTTGGAAAAGCGGGCGCTTGGCCACCAAGAAGAGGGCCCTTCATGCCGCCCTCGACCTGCTCAGAAGAAAACTCATCGCTGAAAAACGGAATGTGGTTGAAGCTCACGAAAATGGCATTGAGGGGACGGGTTCGAGAAGATGA
- the moaA gene encoding GTP 3',8-cyclase MoaA: MNQNNGGKTPTDQLGRPLRDLRISVTDQCNFRCAYCMPKEVFGPDYPFLSKNEILTNEEVHKLALCFAELGIEKIRLTGGEPLLRKNLVPLVNCLSQIDLVKDLSLTTNGTLLPRYAKDLKKSGLNRINISLDGLSPIVFKEMSGGRGEPAAVLEGIEAAEQAGLEVKVNMVVKKGVNEGEVLPMVRFFRDKRITLRFIEYMDVGNSNQWRSKEVLPAKELLDAIGKEFPFQPIDPSYRGEVAARYRYTDVPAEFGLINSITKPFCSDCNRARLSANGYLYTCLFATSGHDLKTIVKSGVSRSELTKHISGIWRARKDRYSEERSSQTNSQRKIEMSYIGG, encoded by the coding sequence ATGAACCAGAACAATGGTGGAAAAACGCCGACCGACCAACTCGGTAGGCCCCTGAGAGATCTCCGTATTTCCGTTACCGACCAGTGCAATTTCCGCTGTGCCTACTGTATGCCCAAAGAGGTATTTGGACCCGATTACCCATTTCTGTCGAAAAACGAGATTCTTACAAACGAGGAGGTCCACAAACTCGCCCTTTGTTTCGCTGAGTTGGGAATCGAGAAAATCAGACTAACCGGCGGAGAACCCCTCCTGAGAAAAAATCTCGTTCCTCTAGTGAACTGCTTGTCTCAGATTGACCTAGTAAAAGATCTGTCTCTTACCACAAACGGAACACTTCTGCCCCGCTACGCTAAAGATCTGAAGAAATCCGGACTGAATCGTATCAACATCAGCCTCGATGGGCTCAGTCCAATCGTCTTTAAAGAGATGAGTGGCGGTCGCGGCGAACCCGCTGCGGTTCTGGAAGGCATTGAAGCCGCTGAACAGGCTGGTCTAGAGGTCAAGGTGAACATGGTTGTCAAGAAGGGAGTAAACGAAGGGGAGGTCCTTCCAATGGTTCGGTTTTTTCGAGACAAAAGGATTACTCTTAGATTCATCGAATACATGGATGTTGGAAACTCGAACCAATGGAGATCAAAAGAAGTCCTTCCTGCGAAGGAATTATTGGATGCAATCGGAAAAGAATTTCCATTCCAGCCCATCGACCCAAGCTATAGGGGGGAGGTAGCTGCTCGCTACCGATACACCGATGTACCCGCTGAATTTGGGCTTATCAATTCGATAACGAAACCTTTTTGCTCAGATTGCAACCGAGCGAGATTGTCAGCCAACGGATACCTATACACCTGCCTTTTCGCTACTTCCGGACACGATTTAAAAACGATTGTGAAGTCTGGAGTCAGTCGGTCGGAATTGACTAAGCACATTTCAGGGATTTGGAGAGCCCGAAAAGATCGGTATTCTGAAGAGCGTTCGTCTCAAACCAATAGCCAGAGGAAGATTGAGATGTCTTATATTGGAGGCTGA
- a CDS encoding excinuclease ABC subunit UvrC, with the protein MPTAGSSKLKEKVRRLPSTPGVYLMKDRLGSVIYVGKAKSLKKRVSTYFQPSRSFTSQPKIRALVEMIRDFEIIEVNSEPEALLLEGQLIKKWRPKYNTDFTDDKRFLLVRLDQTRKLPRFTLARFKKEDGARYFGPFAQAYHIRKTLAEMRRQFGVLLSDSNPKTLGDGRFQLYEDVRAELYGFSNIVTRDQYLARVEKACSFLEGKSRELLADIKKKMVSEAENKNFEKAAELRDIAFALESSLRKTRKFERERGDSRDLSNELTELKAALALKSLPVVMECFDVSHISGTFVVASMVQFKKGHPNKAQYRRYKIRSFEGNDDFRSMEEVVGRRYRRLAKEEKPFPDLVVIDGGRGQVSSAIKAFLVQDLEPPQIIGLAKKHETIIFADERPPLRLPLSHGGLQLLQRLRDEAHRFANTYNADLRSKKVKESILDDFPGLGLKKRALLMKRFGTIENLRKAPLGDLSTVDGIGPVIAKRLVAFLQTNQR; encoded by the coding sequence ATGCCAACAGCGGGATCAAGCAAATTGAAGGAAAAGGTGCGTCGATTGCCTTCTACCCCGGGCGTATATCTGATGAAGGATCGTTTGGGATCCGTAATTTATGTCGGGAAAGCCAAGAGTTTGAAGAAACGTGTGTCGACTTATTTCCAACCTTCGCGATCCTTCACGAGCCAGCCGAAAATTAGGGCGCTGGTTGAGATGATCCGAGACTTCGAGATTATCGAAGTTAATTCTGAACCGGAAGCACTGTTGTTAGAAGGCCAGCTCATCAAGAAATGGCGGCCAAAGTACAACACCGATTTTACGGACGACAAACGCTTCCTTCTGGTTCGCTTGGATCAAACCAGAAAACTGCCTCGATTTACGCTCGCTCGATTTAAAAAGGAAGACGGGGCAAGGTACTTTGGGCCCTTCGCCCAAGCCTATCACATCAGAAAGACGCTCGCGGAGATGCGCCGGCAATTCGGGGTCCTCTTAAGCGATTCGAATCCGAAGACATTGGGCGATGGACGATTTCAACTCTATGAAGACGTCCGTGCTGAGCTTTACGGGTTTTCCAACATCGTTACCAGAGATCAGTATCTGGCTAGAGTTGAAAAAGCGTGTTCCTTTCTCGAGGGCAAGTCCAGGGAGTTGCTGGCTGATATTAAGAAGAAGATGGTCTCTGAGGCAGAGAATAAGAATTTCGAGAAAGCAGCGGAACTTCGAGACATTGCCTTCGCCCTCGAGTCCTCGTTAAGGAAGACAAGAAAGTTTGAACGAGAACGTGGGGATTCAAGAGACCTGTCGAATGAACTCACTGAGCTCAAAGCGGCCCTAGCATTAAAGAGTCTACCGGTTGTCATGGAGTGTTTCGACGTATCCCATATCTCCGGAACCTTTGTGGTCGCATCAATGGTGCAGTTCAAAAAGGGCCATCCAAACAAGGCACAATACCGCCGTTATAAAATAAGGAGTTTTGAAGGCAATGACGACTTCCGCTCGATGGAGGAAGTGGTTGGGCGTCGATATCGTCGCCTGGCGAAAGAAGAAAAGCCGTTTCCCGACCTGGTAGTGATTGACGGCGGAAGGGGCCAGGTGAGCTCTGCCATAAAGGCATTTCTTGTGCAGGACCTAGAGCCTCCGCAGATAATTGGCTTAGCGAAAAAGCACGAAACAATTATCTTCGCTGACGAGCGGCCTCCGTTGCGATTGCCGCTGAGCCACGGAGGCTTACAGCTGCTTCAGAGGCTGAGGGATGAAGCGCACCGTTTTGCAAATACGTACAATGCAGATCTCCGCAGCAAGAAAGTAAAGGAAAGTATCTTGGACGACTTTCCGGGTCTCGGGTTAAAAAAACGAGCCTTATTAATGAAGCGGTTTGGAACGATTGAGAATCTTCGCAAAGCCCCCCTCGGCGACTTGTCGACGGTGGATGGGATTGGACCGGTGATCGCAAAGCGGCTCGTGGCGTTTTTGCAGACGAACCAAAGGTAG
- a CDS encoding type II toxin-antitoxin system RelE family toxin: MFQVTFSDQCLAELKKLETLEQLEVIGPLSQLSESQLNDPREPLGSFSRGKKTMYRLRSGDYRLYFERDGITLHTVCILHKNTLTDFIFRTKLPISEEQLVEQHSSFWKYLETLTRSN, encoded by the coding sequence ATGTTTCAAGTCACTTTCAGCGACCAGTGCTTAGCAGAGCTAAAAAAGCTCGAGACCCTTGAGCAACTCGAGGTGATCGGACCGCTGAGCCAGTTATCGGAGTCTCAGCTCAACGATCCAAGGGAGCCCCTTGGCAGTTTCTCTCGCGGCAAGAAGACAATGTATCGACTGCGCTCAGGAGACTATCGTCTTTACTTCGAGCGGGACGGAATCACCTTACACACGGTTTGCATTCTCCATAAAAACACGCTTACGGACTTCATTTTCAGGACTAAACTACCCATATCTGAGGAACAATTAGTAGAGCAGCACTCTTCTTTCTGGAAGTACCTCGAAACACTCACCCGATCCAATTGA
- the tal gene encoding transaldolase, with protein MTDVSALSQLDQLKQFTTVVADTGDFQTIKEFAPQDATTNPTLILKAVEKDEYASLADKAVASCRDSGLSGQALVDAVASELLVLLGIEILNIIPGRVSTEVDARLSYDTEGTIAKAREIIKLYRSKGVDSNRVLIKIASTWEGINAAKELEKEGIHCNLTLLFSLVQAVHCAESEITLVSPFVGRIMDWFKAKTGQDYAPQDDPGVQSVQSIYNYYKKFGYSTEVMGASFRNKGEIVELAGCDLLTISPGFLSELQSSDDNVERKLSPDAAQSMDIERIEVSEKSFRWMMSEDAMASEKTAEGIRNFAADIRKLETMIQTKLW; from the coding sequence ATGACTGATGTCTCGGCACTGAGCCAACTCGACCAACTAAAGCAATTCACAACCGTCGTCGCAGATACGGGAGACTTCCAAACGATTAAGGAATTCGCCCCTCAAGACGCGACTACCAACCCTACCTTGATTCTAAAAGCGGTTGAAAAAGACGAATATGCAAGTCTTGCGGATAAAGCAGTAGCAAGCTGCCGAGACAGTGGATTGTCAGGTCAGGCTCTAGTGGATGCCGTGGCTAGTGAATTGCTCGTCTTGCTCGGTATAGAGATTTTGAATATTATTCCGGGACGAGTATCGACGGAGGTGGATGCCCGACTCTCCTATGATACTGAAGGCACGATCGCCAAAGCTAGGGAAATAATTAAACTCTATCGATCTAAAGGCGTAGATTCCAATCGCGTGTTGATTAAAATCGCTTCAACCTGGGAGGGAATCAATGCCGCGAAAGAATTGGAAAAAGAAGGCATACATTGCAACCTAACCCTCCTGTTTTCTTTGGTTCAGGCGGTTCATTGTGCAGAATCTGAAATCACTCTAGTTTCCCCGTTCGTGGGCCGAATCATGGACTGGTTCAAAGCGAAGACAGGTCAGGATTATGCTCCACAAGATGATCCCGGCGTTCAGTCGGTCCAGAGTATCTATAACTACTACAAAAAATTTGGATACAGTACTGAAGTCATGGGAGCAAGCTTCCGAAACAAAGGAGAAATCGTCGAACTAGCGGGTTGTGACTTGCTGACAATTTCCCCGGGATTCCTGTCTGAGCTTCAGTCAAGCGACGATAACGTTGAACGAAAACTTAGTCCTGATGCGGCTCAAAGCATGGATATTGAGCGAATTGAAGTTTCGGAAAAGTCTTTCCGATGGATGATGAGCGAAGACGCCATGGCGAGTGAAAAAACCGCTGAAGGAATTCGAAACTTTGCCGCGGATATTCGGAAGCTAGAGACAATGATTCAAACCAAACTATGGTGA
- a CDS encoding DUF423 domain-containing protein has product MNFKNVGALSSALAIGLGALGAHKLEAQLVAHGTLEAWKTAAFYHLVHSVALYFLAALESRDLDRLAQVAMWLWFGGILLFSGSLYGLALTRWPVLGPITPLGGLSLIAGWIVLLFSRSKSF; this is encoded by the coding sequence ATGAACTTTAAAAATGTCGGTGCCCTATCGTCCGCACTCGCAATCGGCCTAGGAGCGTTGGGAGCTCACAAACTTGAAGCCCAATTAGTGGCTCATGGAACACTCGAAGCCTGGAAGACCGCAGCGTTTTACCATTTGGTGCACTCGGTAGCTCTGTACTTCCTCGCAGCTTTAGAATCTCGAGATCTCGACCGTTTAGCCCAAGTCGCCATGTGGCTTTGGTTTGGCGGCATTCTTTTGTTTTCCGGATCGCTTTACGGACTGGCTCTCACACGATGGCCCGTACTGGGACCCATTACACCTTTGGGAGGATTGAGTTTAATCGCCGGCTGGATAGTTTTGCTCTTTTCGAGGAGCAAATCGTTTTAA
- the pssA gene encoding CDP-diacylglycerol--serine O-phosphatidyltransferase encodes MSSPHPKESGTSKIDSSQASRIYLLPNLFTAGNLFCGFMAIMKCIQARYNVMLDDPFENPAQLYAEAVLFILGGMLCDSLDGRVARLGGRESLFGKEFDSIVDMVSFGVAPALMVMFLILNPEESLFFRNIGWFLGFVYLLCAGVRLARFNVITHPLIYPANIDRTNSDFIGLPVPAAAGMIATLVLVINNHDLQRWAIALPILMVFISYLMISPIRYPSFKSVDWNTKVRLRTFILMLAIAAFVYLYKQYALALTFLGYLFYGVIRHLLMIQRIRRKERAK; translated from the coding sequence TTGAGCTCCCCACATCCGAAGGAATCCGGAACGTCGAAGATCGACAGTTCTCAGGCCAGCCGAATCTACCTGCTTCCGAACCTGTTTACCGCGGGCAACTTGTTTTGCGGATTTATGGCGATCATGAAATGCATTCAGGCCCGGTACAACGTGATGCTCGACGATCCTTTCGAGAATCCCGCCCAGTTATACGCGGAGGCGGTGCTTTTCATTCTTGGGGGCATGCTTTGCGACTCACTCGATGGACGAGTCGCGCGACTCGGAGGACGCGAGTCTCTCTTTGGGAAAGAGTTCGATTCAATCGTAGACATGGTTTCCTTCGGGGTGGCTCCCGCGTTGATGGTCATGTTTCTGATTTTAAATCCCGAGGAGAGCCTCTTTTTTCGAAATATAGGTTGGTTTCTAGGCTTTGTCTATCTCCTGTGCGCAGGGGTACGACTTGCTCGTTTCAATGTGATCACTCATCCCCTAATCTATCCTGCGAATATCGATCGGACGAACAGCGACTTTATTGGCCTGCCCGTACCAGCTGCTGCCGGGATGATCGCTACGCTGGTTCTCGTAATCAATAATCACGATCTTCAGAGGTGGGCCATCGCACTCCCCATCCTTATGGTGTTCATTTCCTATTTGATGATTAGCCCGATAAGATACCCCAGTTTTAAAAGTGTCGATTGGAATACCAAAGTTCGCCTGAGAACCTTTATCCTTATGCTGGCTATCGCCGCATTCGTCTACCTATACAAACAGTACGCGCTCGCCCTTACTTTCCTCGGCTATCTGTTCTACGGAGTTATTCGCCATCTATTGATGATTCAGCGAATACGGCGTAAAGAACGCGCGAAATGA